One genomic segment of Plasmodium vivax chromosome 9, whole genome shotgun sequence includes these proteins:
- a CDS encoding dolichyl-phosphate b-D-mannosyltransferase, putative (encoded by transcript PVX_092685A), whose translation MTLAQKYSIILPTYNEKDNLPYVIYMIINELKKKNIDFEIIVVDDNSEDRTADVYKKLQSIFKEEKLLLIERKGKLGLGSAYMDALKIVSGNFVIIMDADLSHHPKYINDFITKQKETNCDIVTGTRYNKQGGISGWSFKRVIVSRVANFLSQFLLFTNLTDLTGSFRLYKTDVLREVIQLVQGRGYVFQMEVIVRANKMGKKIEEVGYVFVDRMFGQSKLSPNEIFQYLFGLLRLFWTV comes from the coding sequence ATGACGCTCGCACAGAAGTACTCCATCATCCTGCCAACCTACAACGAGAAAGACAATTTGCCATacgtaatatatatgatCATAAatgaactgaaaaaaaaaaacatcgatTTTGAAATAATCGTGGTGGATGATAATAGTGAGGACAGAACAGCTGACGtgtacaaaaaattgcagtcGATAtttaaagaggaaaaattacTACTCATAGaaaggaaggggaagctGGGGTTAGGTTCTGCCTACATGGATGCTCTAAAAATTGTGTCAGGCAATTTTGTTATCATTATGGATGCTGACCTATCACACCATCCTAAGTACATAAACGACTTCATAACGAAACAGAAAGAGACCAATTGCGATATCGTCACAGGGACTAGGTATAATAAACAAGGGGGAATCTCAGGGTGGAGTTTCAAAAGAGTTATAGTGAGTCGAGTGGCGAATTTCCTTTCGCagtttcttttatttaccAACTTAACAGATTTGACTGGTTCGTTTAGGCTCTACAAAACGGACGTACTTAGGGAAGTGATCCAGCTCGTGCAGGGACGTGGCTATGTATTCCAAATGGAGGTCATCGTACGCGCCAATAAGATGGGCAAGAAAATTGAGGAAGTTGGGTACGTCTTTGTCGACAGGATGTTCGGTCAGTCCAAGTTATCGCCCAACGAGATTTTTCAGTACCTCTTTGGCTTGTTGAGGCTCTTCTGGACCGTCTAG
- a CDS encoding hypothetical protein, conserved (encoded by transcript PVX_092680A): MGDYIRKIPVYNDYEKKKDLLKYAFLKDGEEDQRDVQKKHMTEDVQFVSKSHKGQEEQKDSFLKSLKNKLKEDNSERYYAHEKKFPFLIDTTVKKPDKTRSMRDVLNNIYEQDDAEKIRLSDDIKTKAVLLERRKELFLQELSGGELVDVHAELFLDPQKDYIDAVKNKNKMLTLKNYGLGQGPSDFVFSYPHIKAKGRGGYATEMVKSNILKNKNEGVTKRVSVATKMSAFFSCVSSDLTLNVHNVEVFLMKNRLRYINHTRNSHFVESYLNVIAPA, translated from the exons ATGGGCGATTACATAAGGAAAATCCCCGTCTATAACGATtacgagaagaagaaagatttgttaaaatatgcCTTTTTGAAAGATGGAGAGGAGGACCAAAGAGACGTCCAGAAAAAACACATGACGGAGGATGTCCAATTTGTTAGTAAGTCTCACAAGGGGCAAGAAGAACAGAAGGACTCCTTTCTAAAAAGCCTAAAA AACAAACTGAAGGAAGACAACAGCGAGAGGTACTACGCCCACGAGAAGAAGTTCCCCTTCCTCATCGACACGACTGTGAAAAAACCAGATAAAACGAGAAGCATGCGGGATGTGCTAAATAACATTTATG AACAGGATGATGCCGAGAAAATTCGTTTATCAGATGACATTAAAACCAAAGCGGTGTTGCTGGAAAGGAGGAAGGAGCTGTTTCTCCAGGAGTTAA GTGGTGGAGAGCTCGTGGACGTCCACGCGGAGCTGTTTTTAGACCCACAGAAAGATTACAT CGACGCAgtaaagaataaaaacaaaatgctgACTCTGAAGAATTACGGGTTGGGGCAGGGCCCTTccgattttgttttttcctaccCGCACATTAAAGCCA AAGGAAGAGGTGGGTATGCCACCGAAATGGTGAAGTCGAACATactgaaaaataaaaacgaggGAGTCACAAAAAGGGTAAGTGTGGCGACAAAAATGTCTGCCTTCTTTTCTTGTGTCTCCTCCGATTTAACG TTAAACGTGCACAATGTAGAAG TCTTCTTGATGAAAAACAGACTGAGATATATTAACCACACCAGAAATAGCCACTTCGTAGAAAGTTATCTGAACGTAATTGCACCCGCGTGA
- a CDS encoding hypothetical protein, conserved (encoded by transcript PVX_092705A) has protein sequence MNEVKCISSRLKSLGIVQQGDFFVDRRVGTILRNLHSPSSSEHVLKNKEINRNKKQKIWMKKIHVKELPRKKFGNKLGTVAKMLYLRRVSGDGAEGRVLYADKRDGDCGQSAHSDAFLRGGNNPAGEASDTHSRSKGKSYANTCRSNGHSPLPTEEEQQRKASGKEIIQLGSNEKEVASIRGSTNGRRMGNPSEHHRNNHSWDDICDELKHHLPFLQPYSITTALNYLSKVNYDEYNIFKLVAENVDERWIKNFNIKDLSQLLLSYSRLHTKYDSFVNLISRELLYKICFANMEEIALIAYSYTKMKIYDYEVFLHLCNETKRRLKKELSQSEGTCVDATGGGSHSTVVMADNGRDGQLHGNCDRGGRLPREEYPSYSEETQGEGISQKRATHQEMNKRETKNGETHPNWGHHNMGESSLQGDTTYSRKNLQKGSNFSASLTEISGEKTAQKNGEREPGKKYSHICLFAYCLGKNKHRDDALLDLISKYVNVQRINNIDVSNLSYAFSLFDFYEGIFFEQFCEKSRQIVHSAEPSQKVLIMSYLLKHPREEMLSVYVLYVKNVRDEMGQNDLYKEALLLNMCINSFSSDVFLNFLLNVVTCPGGDGNTPERRNQANFVLNFLVDYATFFMGKKKMSSRDYPKILNMLLKKTSSI, from the exons atgaatgaAGTAAAATGCATTTCGAGTCGCTTGAAAAGCCTCGGAATTGTTCAACAAGGTGATTTTTTTGTGGATAGAAGGGTAGGAACCATTTTGAGAAATCTCCACAGCCCCTCATCCAGCGAAcatgtgttaaaaaataaagaaataaatcgaaataagaagcagaaaatatggatgaaaaaaatacacgtaAAGGAATTGCCGCGTAAAAAGTTTGGAAATAAACTGGGAACAGTAGCAAAAATGCTCTACTTGAGACGTGTCAGTGGGGATGGAGCAGAAGGTCGTGTCCTTTACGCTGACAAGCGTGATGGGGATTGTGGGCAAAGCGCACATTCGGATGCGTTCCTAAGAGGAGGAAACAATCCTGCTGGCGAAGCAAGTGACACACACAGTAGAAGTAAGGGTAAGAGCTATGCCAACACGTGCCGTTCAAATGGGCATAGTCCATTGCCCACTGAGGAGGAACAGCAACGTAAAGCGAGcggaaaagaaattattcaACTTGGGAGTAACGAAAAAGAAGTCGCTTCGATTAGAGGTAGCACAAATGGGCGCAGAATGGGCAACCCGAGTGAACACCACCGCAATAACCATTCATGGGACGACATTTGCGACGAACTGAAGCACCATTTGCCGTTCCTTCAGCCGTATAGCATAACCACAGCTTTGAATTACCTGTCCAAAGTGAACTATGATGAATACAACATTTTCAAGCTAGTTGCAGAAAATGTGGATGAAAGGTGgatcaaaaattttaacataaaagaCCTCTCCCAACTGCTCTTGTCTTACTCAAGACTTCACACAAAATATGACTCATTCGTAAATTTAATAAGCAGAGAattgttatataaaatatgctttGCAAATATGGAGGAGATAGCTTTAATAGCCTATTcgtacacaaaaatgaaaatatacgATTATGaggtttttcttcatttgtgTAATGAGACAAAACGGAGGTTGAAGAAGGAGCTATCCCAAAGTGAAGGCACCTGTGTTGATGCTACCGGGGGGGGTTCACATAGCACTGTGGTGATGGCTGATAATGGAAGAGATGGCCAACTGCATGGAAACTGCGATAGAGGGGGAAGGCTCCCCAGGGAAGAATATCCCTCTTACTCGGAGGAGACACAAGGAGAGGGGATTTCCCAGAAGAGAGCAACTCATCAAGAAATGAACAAAAGGGAGACAAAAAATGGTGAGACACACCCCAATTGGGGACACCACAACATGGGGGAATCATCCCTCCAAGGGGATACTACTTACAGTAGGAAGAATCTACAGAAGGGGTCAAATTTTAGCGCGAGTCTCACTGAGataagtggagaaaaaactGCTCAAAAGAATGGCGAACGAGAACCAGGCAAGAAATATTCCCACATATGTCTGTTTGCCTACTGCCTcgggaaaaacaaacatcGGGATGATGCACTCCTTGACTTAATTTCGAAATATGTAAATGTGCAACGGATTAACAACATAGATGTAAGCAATTTGTCTTACGCATTTTCTCTGTTCGATTTTTAtgaaggcattttttttgagcagTTCTGCGAGAAGAGTCGCCAAATTGTGCATTCTGCGGAGCCGTCCCAGAAGGTACTTATCATGTCATATCTTTTAAAACACCCGAGGGAAGAAATGCTAAGTGTGTATGTGTtgtatgttaaaaatgtgcgcGACGAAATGGGGCAgaatgatttatataaagaagCGCTCCTCCTGAACATGTGCATAAACAGCTTTTCGAGTGACGTATTTTTAAACTTCCTCCTCAATGTGGTAACTTGCCCAGGAGGGGATGGCAATACACCGGAAAGAAGAAATCAAGCCAATTTTGTGTTAAACTTTTTGGTTGACTACGCAACCTTTtttatgggaaaaaagaaaatgagtTCACGTGATTATCCGAAGATTTTGAACATGCTCTTAAAG AAGACCTCCTCGATCTGA
- a CDS encoding hypothetical protein, conserved (encoded by transcript PVX_092695A), whose amino-acid sequence MEKGSVIVHDKIKRREIDKSKNKDLNLIDNYGMGNHKNGTCNDRKINSKNARSSKNNSEFKNINENNENDPFCYECYHGGNLICCDNCIRSYHIYCIGESEKPQPNYNYWYCPLCRRNGVSFDISLKRRKKLKTISTFEKKKEKVKQKSEGSKYTGQINVGENYQVSNVSTFFLNSHSEKYDEANKSELVYSPYLLERMKESYLSEGQYELVIKNDYELAIFIKELAKNWKCQLGWHPFTPEYAFKILHRVDYNPKKAIELLKSADFNFLEICDPPIRKYENKWRPRDKRGQISDSPYPSSELLQSYIKRSVEISLDEKKYNYHMNEKNRYYCEINKNNIIESSYPHERTRNALKKELEEEEEEDDDDEEDEEDDEDDEEEELDEGEEEEGHGEEEEEDEEEEEEEDDDYEEDDKDDEEYYGEDYK is encoded by the exons ATGGAAAAGGGGTCTGTGATTGTGCacgacaaaataaaaagaagagaaataGACAAATCAAAAAACAAGGACTTGAATTTAATTGACAACTACGGAATGGGtaatcataaaaatggcacatgTAACGAcaggaaaataaatagtaaaaaCGCAAGGTCCTCCAAAAACAACtcagaatttaaaaatataaatgaaaataatgagAATGATCCTTTTTGCTATGAATGCTACCATGGGGGAAACTTAATTTGCTGTGACAACTGCATTAGGTCCTACCACATATAT TGCATTGGCGAATCTGAAAAGCCCCAGCCAAACTACAACTACTGGTACTGCCCCCTCTGCAGAAGAAACG GAGTGTCTTTTGATATTTCtctgaagaggaggaagaagttaAAAACGATAAG CACAttcgagaaaaaaaaagaaaaggtgaAGCAGAAAAGCGAAGGAAGCAAATACACGGGTCAGATCAACGTGGGCGAGAATTACCAAGTGTCCAATGTctctaccttttttttaaatagccACTCAGAGAAATACGATG AGGCCAACAAATCGGAGCTCGTTTACTCGCCCTACCTCCTGGAACGAATGAAGGAGAGTTACCTCAGCGAGGGACAGTACGAACTGGTCATTAAAAACGATTACgaactagccatttttataaaagagtTAGCGAAAAATTGGAAGTGTCAACTCGGATGGCACCCATTTACGCCCGAATACGccttcaaaattttacacCGCGTGGATTACAACCCTAAGAAGGCCATAGAATTGCTAAAAAGCGCTGACTTTAACTTTTTAG AAATATGCGACCCCCCCATTCGCAAATACGAGAACAAGTGGAGGCCACGGGATAAGCGCGGCCAAATATCAG ACTCGCCGTACCCCTCCTCGGAACTACTCCAAAGCTACATCAAGCGCTCCGTCGAAATCTCCCTCGACGAGAAAAAGTACAATTACCACATGAATGAGAAAAACAGGTACTACTgcgaaattaataaaaacaacATAATCGAATCTAGCTACCCACACGAACGGACAAGGAACGCTTTGAAGAAGGaactggaggaggaggaagaagaagatgacgatgatgaggaggacgaggaggatgatgaagatgatgaagaagaagaactagacgaaggagaggaggaagaaggacatggggaagaagaagaggaggatgaagaggaggaagaggaagaggacgacGATTATGAAGAAGACGACAAAGACGATGAAGAATACTACGGGGAGgattataaataa
- a CDS encoding hypothetical protein, conserved (encoded by transcript PVX_092675A): MKNEIRKIEHDYGIEYVSERREKKREVFLAILTLTAYYLYCLYSGCKKGYVLLDEFQIFLFVLYLSFIIIYLNNHHLERLFLVNNIGIQIERKSWFRHRLKFICISDVKSIFINEAIYIFEICPYLCITLRNNKLIVLFENFNLGMKSLVNIYRDVKRVIVRREKEEFIGVKAVEVKEEEKQGSREEQNCAVPSEVRSTCNPSSSEEENIFKLLNFSSCENYKMDDEVRGRGKIKTYDIYISKKLALDIMNS, encoded by the exons atgaaaaatgaaataaggaaaattGAGCATGACTATGGCATTGAATACGTTTCAGAgcgaagggaaaagaaaagggaggTTTTCTTGGCCATACTAACTTTGACCGCGTACTACCTGTATTGTCTCTACTCG GGATGCAAGAAGGGCTACGTTTTGCTGGACGAGTTTCAAATTTTCCTGTTTGTTCTGTACCTCTCGTTTATCATAATATACCTGAATAATCACCACCTTG AAAGGCTATTCCTCGTGAACAACATTGGAATACAAATTGAGAGGAAAAGCTGGTTTCGACATCggttaaaatttatttgcataaGTGACGTAAAaagcatttttattaacgag gccATCTACATATTCGAGATATGCCCCTATTTGTGTATCACGCTAAGGAACAACAAGCTCATCGTCCTGTTCGAG AACTTCAACCTGGGAATGAAAAGCCTCGTGAATATATACAGAGACGTGAAACGAGTGATCGTTCGTAGAGAGAAGGAGGAGTTTATAGGGGTCAAAGCTGTGGAAGtgaaagaagaggaaaaacaggGAAGtagggaggaacaaaattgcGCAGTCCCAAGTGAGGTGCGGTCAACATGTAATCCCTCCTCgagcgaagaagaaaacattttcaaGCTGTTGAATTTCAGTTCGTgcgaaaattacaaaatggatGATGAAGTtaggggaagggggaaaataaaaacgtacgacatatacataagtaaaaaattagcaCTCGACATAATGAATAGTTGa
- a CDS encoding hypothetical protein, conserved (encoded by transcript PVX_092690A), with protein sequence MDGGEKEARISYHEYKKRLKKLTEEIKKEKKKKTINKNKNSDNLTKLEEELSKLNAMYNLGNADEGSEMNHSEKKNDRDREASTYEDINDGVATTELYSYNAVSKKALRNIKRTQRKEREVERIEQSRSKIGDLEYEELVECLKRVNKTIYPIAPDGNCLYESILHQLRERVGGFKYNQEDLLNLLGEERFSLEGVNLRDYQKGGPFDFGIFAHFDPQDLSSDVLRFIAAVYILQNEEQFVHFVCADEGDEPAADTYFCYCEAILKGVYGSEIEINALSSILKKKITVYDVNMNISYGEEHETELFICIHHKLYALGKHYNSVVDM encoded by the exons ATGGATGGGGGAGAGAAGGAAGCGCGCATCAGCTACCATGAGTACAAAAAAAGGCTGAAGAAACTCacggaggaaataaaaaaggaaaagaaaaaaaagacgattaacaaaaataaaaatagcgaCAATTTGACCAAACTGGAGGAGGAACTGAGCAAGCTGAACGCCATGTATAACCTGGGCAATGCAGACGAAGGAAGCGAAATGAATCActcggaaaagaaaaatgatcGTGATAGAGAGGCAAGCACATATGAAGACATTAACGACGGTGTAGCCACCACGGAGCTATACTCATACAATGCAGTCTCGAAAAAGGcattaagaaatataaaaaggacaCAGAGAAAAGAGAGGGAGGTTGAAAGGATTGAGCAGTCGAGAAGCAAAATAGGAGACCTTGAATATGAGGAATTGGTTGAATGCTTAAAGAGAGTAAATAAAACCATCTATCCCATCGCTCCTGATGGGAACTGTCTGTACGAGTCGATTCTACACCAACTGAGAGAGAGAGTAGGCGGATTTAAATATAACCAAGAGGACCTTTTGAATCTCCTAGGGGAGGAAAGATTTTCACTGGAAGGTGTAAATTTGAGGGActaccaaaaggggggtcCCTTTGACTTTGGCATTTTCGCCCATTTTGACCCGCAGGATTTGAGCAGTGACGTCCTGCGATTTATAGCGGCCGTTTATATTTTGCAGAACGAGGAGCAGTTTGTGCACTTTGTGTGTGCGGATGAGGGGGACGAGCCGGCTGCGG acaCCTACTTCTGCTATTGTGAGGCCATTCTCAAGGGCGTTTACGG GAGCGAAATCGAAATCAATGCCCTCTCGAGCAtcttgaagaagaaaattaccGTTTACGACgtaaatatgaacatttcGTAT GGAGAGGAGCATGAAACGGAGCTGTTCATATGCATCCACCATAAGCTGTATGCATTAG GGAAGCACTACAATTCCGTCGTTGACATGTGA
- a CDS encoding membrane skeletal protein, putative (encoded by transcript PVX_092700A), with product MDTTKSKSSSALSSESGTANLPKHREMERTAATKNGADGEQSALSLNRSIPPFSRDRTYANGQTKETKLIDSANHDFAGKAIDTQTYIPHNKTKVIEVPELRFIDKIEYDPFVIEKLRYVPKQVTKYNIIEKPIIKNIVTDRKVDVLYVQEKISFKDQEIVEEVYNYVDKDNQRILADQGGPSPSRAVLPLGGTTRGECDSSASCPYINGDIIRNSMHHCNNHNDSRSSMGGAPDGVLPPLLEPFGPQVNVTENKIFENVFVPKVEKVVEVKKKIDIPINLPIPYIVPKPKIVDVDIPVFKFNDKYVPVPVRQRIIPKVTWTDRVYKVDCVVEKPYLVYHDIVKIVPTDTQISVREYPKGITKINPEELYEVDNLALWMRVNADLKEEKDALKKTQDNCSDRTCECSIADSFEECSSTSELNSSQDGATTIKSSNENVLDTLPIHPGHPLEMVHLQNKWMQQDTTRMMELYQDGFFDAHRNAVFNLATRIPREAEIEVRQISQLQRRMEKRECGTD from the coding sequence ATGGACACGacgaaaagcaaaagcagcAGCGCCCTAAGCAGCGAAAGCGGCACGGCGAATTTGCCAAAGCACCGCGAAATGGAACGGACTGCGGCGACAAAAAATGGCGCAGACGGAGAACAGTCCGCCCTCTCACTGAATAGGAGTATTCCACCTTTCAGCAGAGATCGCACCTACGCGAATGGCCaaacaaaagaaacaaaGCTGATAGATAGCGCAAACCACGACTTCGCAGGAAAGGCAATAGACACCCAAACGTATATCCCTCATAACAAAACTAAAGTGATAGAAGTCCCCGAATTGAGGTTCATAGATAAAATTGAATATGACCCATTCGTCATCGAGAAGTTAAGGTACGTTCCAAAACAAGTTACCAAATATAATATCATCGAAAAGccaataataaaaaacatcGTGACAGACAGAAAAGTGGACGTTCTCTATGTTCAGGAGAAGATAAGTTTTAAAGACCAGGAAATTGTAGAGGAGGTTTATAATTACGTTGATAAGGATAACCAGAGGATCTTAGCTGATCAGGGAGGTCCATCCCCTAGTAGGGCCGTTTTACCCCTAGGGGGGACGACTCGAGGGGAGTGTGACTCATCGGCATCATGCCCCTACATAAATGGCGACATCATAAGAAATAGCATGCACCATTGTAACAACCATAATGATAGCAGGAGCAGCATGGGAGGCGCCCCAGATGGTGTGTTGCCCCCCCTACTGGAACCATTCGGACCGCAAGTAAACGTAACAGAAAATAAGATATTCGAAAATGTGTTCGTACCAAAGGTGGAAAAAGTCGTcgaagtgaaaaagaaaattgacATACCGATTAACTTACCCATTCCTTACATAGTCCCTAAACCGAAAATCGTAGATGTAGACATTCccgtttttaaatttaatgatAAGTATGTCCCCGTGCCAGTTCGGCAAAGGATCATACCGAAGGTTACATGGACAGATAGAGTTTACAAAGTGGACTGTGTGGTGGAGAAGCCATATCTGGTCTATCACGACATagtaaaaattgtgccaACTGATACGCAAATTTCCGTTAGAGAATACCCAAAGGGAATAACTAAAATAAATCCCGAAGAATTATACGAAGTAGATAATTTGGCATTATGGATGAGGGTAAATGCTGActtgaaggaggaaaaagacgCCTTGAAAAAAACCCAAGACAATTGCTCTGATCGTACATGTGAATGTTCCATCGCGGATTCGTTTGAGGAATGCTCTTCCACTTCGGAGTTGAATTCTTCCCAAGACGGGGCAACTACCATCAAGTCGTCTAATGAAAATGTTCTGGACACCCTTCCCATCCACCCGGGACACCCCCTCGAGATGGTTCACTTGCAGAATAAGTGGATGCAGCAGGACACAACGAGGATGATGGAATTGTACCAGGACGGCTTCTTCGACGCGCATAGAAATGCAGTGTTTAACTTGGCCACTCGAATTCCGCGCGAGGCAGAGATAGAGGTTAGGCAAATTTCGCAGCTGCAGCGGCGCATGGAGAAGCGGGAGTGCGGCACTGATTAG